A genomic stretch from Candidatus Nitrotoga arctica includes:
- a CDS encoding ATP-binding protein has translation MRSANLSVISTDLRQRLKRLWAACLLPLYKHTILVLSIIFCSGTLLALWYLSHATTTLMQSAALQGITMHAESLMELRNLYTSEVVDRLSDHNVEVTHDYLNKPGAIPLPATFSMELGRRISLLGSGMVVRLYSNYPFPWRKDGGAHDDFEQQALTALQAHPQQPYYRFEEFQGRASLRYATADVMHAECISCHNTRPDSPKHDWKVGDVRGVLEVIRPLDSVVAQSHADLRDVFILFGALLALGLGALALVITRLRRVSVELEHQVAQRTADLEQANVAMAIKEEEIRSVVEHLVDCVITIDEKGIIRSANPVVEKLFGYTRDEVIGQNVSMLMPEPHRSGHDGYMERYYRTGQAHIIGIGRELEGLHKNGERIAVYLAVSEYFVGEKRYFTGILRDVRERVRIMKDLEQARFEAEQANQAKSAFLAAMSHEIRTPMNGVIGMADVLQQTSLSGYQVEMVNLIRESAFALLDIIEDILDFSKIEAGRLEIERVPTNVADVVVKACDMLEHLATKKGVELTLFIDPAIPEEVLSDALRLRQVLVNLANNAIKFSSGQQQPGRVSVRALLAKHGPDQMTVEFQITDNGIGMDEETQSRLFTSFTQGDASTTRRFGGTGLGLAISHHLVELMGGEIAVQSAPGKGSTFTVRLPFALPPARSAVGSKTVDLTGLCCLVLGDDNGLGDDLAVYLRDSGAIVERVSDLTAARKRINTLPAGLWLLIIDAGHDAPPIEELRAACRARSDLDLHFVVVEHGHHQPDIEPRFVVIRRGHRRRGRVETVDLVTMDGDVMHPQSFLRAVAIAAGRAHEEEESPLPGKFETTITPPSRAMALQQGRLVLVAEDNEINQKVIQQQLALLGYAADIAGDGREALKRWENGDYALLLTDLHMPEMDGYQLTAAIRANEISKAGKRRIPIVALTANALKGEAEHCRAVGMDDYLSKPVQLADLKATLAKWLPAADVSPTTPAPFVPPAPPATAAGPVDVSVLEGLVGNDPAVISEFLRDFRSSSARIAAELRAAFQVGQTAAVGAAAHKLKSSARSVGALALGELCAEMEQAGKAGDTEALAVLLPRFEAEMAVVDKYLGSL, from the coding sequence ATGCGATCAGCAAACTTATCAGTAATTTCAACCGACTTGCGTCAACGATTAAAAAGACTTTGGGCAGCGTGCCTGCTCCCACTCTATAAGCACACTATTCTGGTGTTAAGCATTATCTTTTGTAGCGGTACGCTGCTCGCTTTGTGGTATCTATCTCACGCCACGACCACCCTGATGCAGTCCGCCGCACTGCAGGGCATTACTATGCATGCAGAGTCTCTAATGGAATTGCGCAACTTATACACATCTGAAGTTGTGGATCGCTTGAGCGACCACAACGTTGAAGTGACCCACGACTACTTGAATAAACCGGGCGCCATCCCCTTACCTGCCACCTTCAGTATGGAACTCGGCAGAAGGATTAGCTTGCTCGGTTCTGGCATGGTGGTGCGTTTATATAGCAATTACCCCTTTCCTTGGCGCAAGGACGGCGGTGCACATGATGATTTTGAACAGCAAGCTTTGACAGCGTTGCAGGCGCATCCGCAACAGCCGTACTACCGTTTTGAAGAATTTCAAGGACGCGCATCGCTACGCTATGCGACGGCGGATGTCATGCACGCGGAATGTATAAGCTGCCACAATACACGACCAGACAGCCCTAAGCATGACTGGAAAGTTGGCGATGTGCGCGGTGTGCTAGAGGTTATTCGACCATTGGACAGTGTAGTGGCGCAAAGTCACGCTGATCTGCGCGACGTCTTTATTCTCTTTGGCGCGCTACTGGCACTGGGGTTGGGGGCGCTCGCACTGGTAATCACACGCTTGCGTCGTGTGTCAGTGGAATTGGAACATCAAGTGGCGCAGCGTACCGCCGATCTGGAGCAGGCCAATGTAGCCATGGCGATTAAGGAAGAAGAAATTCGCTCTGTGGTCGAGCACTTGGTGGATTGCGTCATTACCATCGACGAAAAAGGCATCATCCGTTCCGCCAACCCGGTCGTGGAAAAGCTCTTCGGTTATACCCGCGATGAAGTAATCGGACAAAATGTTTCTATGCTTATGCCAGAACCTCACCGTAGCGGCCACGATGGTTATATGGAGAGATATTACCGAACCGGGCAGGCCCACATCATCGGTATTGGACGTGAACTTGAAGGCTTGCACAAGAATGGCGAACGCATTGCGGTATATCTTGCGGTTAGTGAATATTTTGTTGGGGAAAAACGTTATTTCACCGGCATTCTGCGCGATGTCCGTGAACGTGTGCGCATCATGAAAGACCTGGAGCAGGCCCGGTTTGAGGCCGAACAGGCCAATCAGGCCAAATCGGCTTTTCTTGCCGCCATGAGCCACGAGATCCGCACTCCCATGAACGGCGTGATCGGCATGGCCGATGTGCTGCAGCAAACCAGTCTCAGCGGCTACCAGGTGGAGATGGTCAATCTCATCCGAGAATCGGCTTTTGCTCTGCTGGACATCATCGAGGACATTCTCGATTTCTCCAAGATAGAAGCCGGCAGACTGGAGATCGAGCGCGTGCCCACGAATGTGGCGGACGTGGTTGTGAAGGCTTGCGATATGCTGGAACATCTGGCCACAAAGAAAGGCGTGGAGCTCACCCTGTTCATCGATCCGGCGATTCCCGAAGAAGTTCTGAGCGATGCTCTGCGCCTGCGTCAAGTGCTGGTCAACCTCGCCAATAACGCCATCAAGTTTTCCAGCGGACAACAGCAACCAGGCCGGGTATCGGTGCGCGCATTGTTGGCCAAGCATGGCCCAGATCAGATGACGGTGGAGTTTCAGATAACCGACAACGGTATCGGCATGGATGAGGAGACCCAGTCCAGGCTCTTCACCTCTTTTACCCAAGGCGACGCTTCCACCACCCGGCGCTTTGGCGGCACCGGACTGGGGCTGGCCATCTCCCACCATCTGGTGGAACTGATGGGCGGGGAGATCGCGGTACAGAGCGCGCCGGGCAAGGGTTCCACCTTCACCGTGCGATTGCCGTTTGCGCTGCCGCCGGCCAGATCCGCCGTCGGCAGCAAGACTGTTGACCTGACTGGGCTTTGCTGTCTGGTGCTAGGCGATGACAACGGGCTGGGCGACGACCTGGCCGTCTATCTGAGAGACAGCGGCGCGATCGTTGAGCGGGTGTCGGATCTGACCGCAGCCCGCAAACGAATCAACACGCTTCCGGCCGGCCTGTGGTTACTCATCATCGACGCCGGGCACGATGCACCACCGATCGAGGAATTGCGCGCTGCTTGCCGTGCCCGATCTGACTTGGATCTGCATTTCGTGGTGGTCGAGCACGGGCACCATCAGCCCGATATTGAGCCCCGCTTTGTCGTCATCAGGCGCGGGCACCGTCGTCGAGGGCGCGTCGAAACGGTGGATCTTGTCACCATGGACGGCGATGTCATGCATCCTCAATCCTTTCTCCGGGCAGTGGCTATCGCCGCAGGACGGGCGCATGAGGAAGAAGAATCGCCGCTCCCCGGCAAATTTGAGACAACGATTACTCCCCCCTCGCGGGCGATGGCTCTGCAGCAGGGCAGGTTGGTACTGGTGGCCGAAGACAACGAAATCAACCAGAAAGTGATCCAACAACAGCTCGCGCTGCTCGGATATGCCGCAGATATCGCCGGCGACGGTCGTGAAGCGTTGAAACGCTGGGAGAACGGTGACTACGCGTTGCTGCTAACCGACCTGCACATGCCGGAAATGGATGGCTATCAACTGACCGCGGCCATCCGCGCCAACGAGATCAGCAAGGCTGGCAAACGGCGTATTCCGATCGTCGCTCTGACCGCCAATGCACTTAAGGGAGAGGCCGAGCATTGCCGGGCCGTCGGCATGGACGACTATCTGAGCAAGCCGGTGCAACTTGCGGACTTGAAAGCCACGCTGGCAAAATGGCTGCCGGCCGCCGACGTCAGCCCGACCACACCCGCTCCGTTCGTCCCACCAGCCCCACCCGCCACGGCGGCAGGACCAGTGGACGTGAGCGTTCTCGAAGGGCTGGTAGGGAACGACCCGGCGGTGATCAGCGAATTCTTGCGGGATTTTCGTTCCAGTTCAGCCAGAATAGCGGCCGAGTTGCGCGCCGCCTTTCAGGTGGGACAGACGGCGGCCGTCGGCGCGGCAGCCCACAAGCTCAAATCATCGGCTCGTTCGGTCGGCGCGCTGGCGTTGGGCGAACTGTGCGCCGAAATGGAACAGGCGGGGAAGGCGGGCGACACCGAAGCGTTGGCGGTGCTGTTGCCTCGTTTCGAGGCGGAAATGGCCGTCGTGGATAAATATCTTGGTTCGTTGTAA
- a CDS encoding EAL domain-containing protein, which translates to MIERSMVKILVLDDESFMLKLLARMLANQGFTSVTLCESGRAALDRVDGVDIRPNLILLDLNMPEMDGIEFVRHLVERNYTGSLILISGEDERMLQTVEKLVQAHKITVLGHIHKPVKPEALSTLLEKWAPSALDSPRTAQKVYGAEEVRAAINNGELVNYYQPKVTVATGKVAGVETLVRWRHPVHGIVPPDQFIGVAEANGLIDDLTRVVLTSALAQAKAWQEAGLTLRVAVNVSMDSLTSLDFLDFVTGLTAKIGVPPQDIVLEVTESQLMGDARIPLEILTRLRLKRFRLSIDDFGTGHSSLAQLRDIPFDELKIDQGFVHRAWTVETLRAMYDASLALARQLGMEVVAEGVEDRDDWDLLLRTGCDLAQGTFISRPMLAADLPGWMEGWQERVRNGFTNDITR; encoded by the coding sequence ATGATTGAAAGATCCATGGTAAAAATTCTGGTACTCGACGACGAGTCATTCATGCTTAAGCTGCTGGCCCGCATGCTGGCAAACCAGGGGTTCACTTCGGTCACACTCTGTGAGAGTGGGCGAGCCGCCCTAGATCGGGTAGATGGCGTGGATATACGGCCGAACTTGATTCTGCTGGATCTCAACATGCCGGAAATGGACGGAATTGAATTCGTACGCCACTTGGTGGAACGGAACTATACCGGCAGTCTGATCCTGATAAGCGGTGAAGATGAACGGATGTTGCAGACTGTCGAGAAACTGGTGCAGGCACATAAAATTACGGTGCTTGGACATATACACAAGCCGGTCAAACCAGAGGCGCTGTCCACATTGCTGGAAAAATGGGCACCTTCTGCACTGGATAGCCCTCGGACGGCGCAGAAAGTTTACGGCGCGGAAGAGGTGCGTGCTGCCATCAACAACGGTGAGCTGGTCAATTATTACCAACCTAAGGTGACGGTTGCCACCGGTAAGGTGGCGGGCGTGGAGACCCTGGTGCGGTGGCGTCATCCCGTTCATGGCATTGTGCCACCTGATCAGTTCATCGGCGTAGCTGAAGCGAACGGCCTGATCGACGACCTGACCCGAGTGGTGCTCACCAGCGCGCTGGCCCAGGCCAAAGCTTGGCAGGAAGCAGGGCTGACGTTGCGGGTGGCCGTCAATGTGTCCATGGACAGCCTGACGTCCCTGGATTTCCTGGATTTTGTTACCGGACTTACCGCCAAGATAGGCGTACCGCCCCAGGATATAGTACTGGAAGTGACTGAAAGCCAGCTGATGGGGGACGCGCGGATTCCGCTCGAAATACTGACCCGCCTGCGCCTGAAGCGTTTTCGCCTTTCAATCGACGATTTCGGTACGGGACACTCTTCCTTGGCCCAGTTACGCGACATTCCCTTCGATGAACTCAAGATCGACCAAGGCTTCGTGCACCGCGCCTGGACCGTTGAGACGTTGCGGGCGATGTACGATGCTAGCCTGGCTCTGGCAAGGCAATTGGGCATGGAGGTCGTGGCTGAAGGAGTCGAAGACCGAGATGATTGGGATCTCTTGCTCCGCACGGGATGCGATCTTGCTCAGGGGACTTTCATATCCCGGCCCATGCTGGCAGCGGATTTGCCCGGTTGGATGGAGGGCTGGCAGGAGCGGGTGCGCAACGGGTTCACCAATGACATCACCAGATGA
- a CDS encoding molybdopterin-dependent oxidoreductase, which yields MMEIKNNIGRRSFLKLSATAGLAVMANNAFAASPFLKPYVVDNPLKSYPNRDWEKVYRDMFHVDSEFIFLCAPNDTHNCLLKAHVKNDVVIRISPSYGYGDAEDMDGNRSSHRWEPRICNKGMVMNRKAYSDRRPKGAMVRTGFKAWAEAGYPRTGANGFPDQKYLQRGKEPFIKLPWTEAYALAAGALENIARTYSGDKGAALLTRQGYDPEMIASMHGCGCKTMKFRAGMAALGVLRIYSLKRFSQGLALLDAYVRNIGPDEASGAKVLDSYSWHTDLAPGCPMVTGHQMLDYEFMVYEHAKLIVFWGNNFVCTKMPDLHWVSESRLKGCHIVDISIDYHATSNKADDVIILRPGTDPALGLGVCHLLIKNNQYDENYLRANTDMPLLIRTDNWKNLKASDIIADYKLADLTHHLKVMKPGESPTMPPAFQATAFVSEEIRKFWGDNVVWDRKTNKAVPLTRDECGARYAAKGVDSALTGDYEVTLVDGKKIKVTTVFQLHKEYLEEYTAENTSIMTGVPMEAIVDLANLFHKHRGQGIISTGAGTNHYFNSTLKDRGFMLLSALSDNVGHIGGCTFGNYVGNYRQSVFGGFGQYLLEDPFNPELDGRKMVTKMAHYTDDESAHYYNYGDRPLRNGTRLLTDPGHMPAPTKVLWQANSNSSLGNAKGHYDMVVNTLPRWEAIFYSDWNWTASCEYSDIVWGVDSWLENKHTDMACSCSNPFLTVSPITPLRRFQDTVGDAEVPAGIFRAFTALTGDQRFADYFKFVGTNPAGNPADRDSEVYGQRVLNAGSATRGMVFAEIREKAKRGVPTIFMARTYPRISGWEQTAEGGGLPWYTKSGRLEFYMDDPRLIDGGENLTVYRTPIDSSHYEPNVIVGNSRAFALMETPEMRGLERMGNSLKIAENRQGRNVILTTKELMATTHPLRPHGYEFCFNSPKYRHGAHTTPIDTDLMTLWWGPFGDIYRHDKRQPSVGEGFVDVNPLDAKRFGIDEGDYIWVDADPGDRPYKGWKEGTPEYALARFMVRCRYFPGMSQGSMRMYYNAYAATYGSMEGARTRADGLAKSPRTNYQAMFRSGNHQSCTRAWINPTNTTDTVANKKVFGQEIIIGMQNDVHCANGSPKESYVKIELAEKGGVNGGVWHIAAKGYRPTYESLQMKTYLQGGFTSR from the coding sequence ATGATGGAAATCAAGAACAACATAGGCAGGCGCAGCTTTTTAAAGCTGTCTGCCACCGCCGGACTCGCTGTAATGGCCAATAACGCCTTTGCAGCATCACCATTTCTGAAGCCGTATGTCGTTGACAACCCTCTGAAGTCCTACCCGAATAGAGACTGGGAGAAGGTTTACCGGGACATGTTCCATGTTGACAGCGAATTTATATTTCTGTGTGCGCCGAATGACACGCACAACTGCCTGCTTAAGGCCCACGTAAAGAATGACGTGGTCATCCGCATCTCGCCGTCCTACGGCTACGGAGATGCCGAAGATATGGATGGAAACCGTTCCAGTCACCGCTGGGAGCCGCGGATCTGTAACAAGGGCATGGTCATGAACAGAAAGGCCTATTCTGACAGACGGCCCAAAGGCGCGATGGTCAGAACCGGCTTCAAGGCTTGGGCAGAAGCGGGTTATCCGCGGACGGGCGCAAACGGCTTCCCGGATCAAAAATATCTGCAACGCGGCAAAGAACCCTTCATCAAACTGCCCTGGACCGAGGCTTACGCATTGGCAGCAGGCGCATTGGAGAACATTGCCCGGACCTATTCCGGTGACAAAGGTGCTGCGTTACTGACGCGCCAAGGCTATGACCCCGAGATGATTGCGTCGATGCACGGCTGCGGCTGTAAGACCATGAAATTCCGGGCCGGGATGGCCGCCTTGGGCGTGTTAAGAATCTATTCGCTCAAGCGGTTTTCACAAGGATTGGCGCTATTGGACGCCTATGTCAGAAATATCGGACCCGACGAAGCGAGTGGCGCCAAAGTATTGGACAGCTATTCCTGGCACACCGATCTGGCGCCCGGATGTCCGATGGTGACCGGTCACCAGATGCTGGATTACGAGTTCATGGTCTATGAGCACGCCAAGCTGATTGTCTTCTGGGGAAACAACTTCGTCTGTACCAAGATGCCTGACCTTCATTGGGTCAGCGAGTCGCGGCTCAAAGGCTGTCATATCGTCGACATCTCCATTGATTACCACGCGACCTCGAACAAGGCGGATGACGTCATTATTCTTCGGCCCGGTACCGATCCGGCGCTGGGTCTGGGGGTGTGCCATCTGCTCATCAAGAATAATCAGTATGACGAGAATTATCTGAGAGCCAATACGGACATGCCGCTGTTGATCAGAACGGATAACTGGAAAAACCTGAAGGCTTCGGACATTATCGCGGACTACAAGCTGGCGGACCTGACGCACCATCTTAAGGTGATGAAGCCCGGTGAAAGTCCGACGATGCCGCCGGCGTTCCAAGCCACGGCCTTTGTTTCGGAAGAAATCCGCAAGTTCTGGGGCGACAATGTAGTCTGGGATAGAAAGACCAACAAAGCCGTACCGCTGACCCGGGATGAATGCGGCGCGCGCTATGCGGCGAAGGGCGTCGACTCGGCCTTGACCGGCGATTATGAAGTGACCCTGGTCGACGGCAAGAAGATCAAGGTTACGACGGTATTCCAGTTGCACAAAGAATACCTGGAGGAATACACGGCCGAGAACACCTCGATCATGACCGGCGTTCCAATGGAAGCCATCGTTGACCTGGCCAACCTGTTCCACAAGCACAGAGGGCAAGGCATTATCAGCACCGGTGCGGGAACCAATCACTACTTCAATTCGACCCTGAAGGATCGTGGCTTCATGTTGTTATCGGCCCTGAGCGATAACGTTGGCCATATTGGCGGATGTACGTTTGGTAACTACGTGGGTAACTACCGGCAGTCCGTCTTTGGCGGGTTTGGTCAGTACCTTCTGGAAGATCCGTTCAATCCTGAACTGGATGGCCGTAAGATGGTCACCAAAATGGCTCACTATACCGATGACGAATCTGCCCATTACTACAACTATGGCGATCGGCCCTTAAGGAACGGAACCCGGTTGCTGACGGATCCTGGCCATATGCCGGCACCGACCAAGGTTCTGTGGCAAGCGAACTCCAACTCCTCACTGGGCAATGCCAAAGGTCACTACGACATGGTCGTCAATACCCTGCCGAGATGGGAAGCGATATTTTACAGTGACTGGAACTGGACTGCCTCTTGTGAATATTCCGACATCGTCTGGGGTGTGGACTCGTGGTTGGAAAACAAGCATACCGACATGGCCTGCTCCTGCTCCAACCCGTTCCTGACCGTTTCCCCGATCACCCCGCTGAGGCGGTTCCAGGATACCGTAGGCGATGCCGAAGTGCCTGCCGGAATCTTCAGAGCCTTTACCGCGCTGACCGGTGATCAACGGTTTGCCGACTACTTCAAGTTTGTGGGCACCAACCCTGCCGGCAATCCGGCGGATCGGGATTCCGAAGTTTATGGTCAACGGGTTCTCAACGCCGGCTCCGCCACCCGCGGGATGGTTTTTGCTGAGATCCGGGAAAAAGCCAAGCGAGGCGTTCCGACCATCTTCATGGCCAGAACCTATCCGAGAATCAGCGGCTGGGAACAAACGGCTGAAGGCGGCGGCTTGCCTTGGTACACCAAGAGCGGTCGGTTGGAATTTTACATGGATGACCCGCGGTTGATTGATGGCGGCGAGAATCTCACCGTCTATCGCACCCCGATTGATTCAAGCCACTACGAGCCGAATGTCATCGTCGGTAACAGCCGCGCGTTTGCATTGATGGAAACCCCCGAGATGCGTGGTCTGGAAAGAATGGGCAACAGCCTTAAAATTGCCGAAAACCGGCAAGGGCGGAACGTCATCCTGACGACCAAAGAACTGATGGCGACCACCCATCCGCTGCGGCCGCACGGCTATGAGTTCTGCTTCAATTCGCCCAAGTACCGGCACGGCGCTCACACCACCCCGATTGATACGGACTTGATGACCCTGTGGTGGGGACCGTTTGGCGACATCTACCGTCATGACAAGCGTCAACCGTCCGTGGGTGAAGGATTCGTGGACGTTAACCCGCTCGACGCCAAGCGCTTCGGTATCGATGAAGGCGACTATATCTGGGTGGATGCGGATCCCGGCGACCGTCCTTACAAAGGCTGGAAAGAAGGTACACCGGAATACGCCCTGGCCCGGTTCATGGTCAGATGCAGATACTTCCCCGGTATGTCGCAAGGCTCCATGCGGATGTATTACAACGCCTATGCCGCCACGTATGGCAGTATGGAAGGTGCGCGGACCCGGGCGGATGGATTGGCGAAGAGCCCAAGGACCAACTATCAAGCCATGTTCCGCTCCGGAAACCATCAAAGCTGCACCCGCGCGTGGATCAACCCGACCAATACCACGGATACCGTGGCCAACAAGAAGGTCTTTGGACAGGAAATTATTATCGGGATGCAGAATGACGTCCACTGCGCCAATGGTTCTCCCAAGGAATCGTATGTGAAGATCGAGCTGGCTGAAAAAGGCGGCGTCAACGGGGGTGTTTGGCATATTGCCGCTAAAGGCTACCGGCCGACCTATGAGAGCCTTCAAATGAAGACTTATCTCCAGGGCGGGTTTACAAGCAGATAA
- a CDS encoding 4Fe-4S dicluster domain-containing protein: MAKVRNWQLGREMDYPYEENRPGRQVSMLFDLNKCIACQSCTMACKTTWTAGKGQETIFWNNVESKPYGFYPLAWDVKVLALLGEQAQPWSGNKYNGTTIFEDLGMNQRIKGYLPDEMDYAHPNLGEDECLKILDGEGDYIKGPTHKNWGFFFPRICNHCTFPGCLAACPRKAIYKRQEDGIVLIDASRCRGYRECVAACPYKKSFYNDTTRTGEKCISCYPKVEAGLMTQCVTQCIGKIRLFGFKSADYDKITSKQVRENNPIDFLVHVRKIALPIYPQFGTEPNNMYLPPVHVNPDFLAQVFGPGVENSIKQYRNAGKDKELLAALLLFGTTERICDTFKLEGNETVGYDPQGKEIIRVPLTEPVYIRQVKNLKTGAFLTNNS, translated from the coding sequence ATGGCAAAAGTTAGAAATTGGCAACTGGGCAGGGAAATGGATTACCCCTACGAAGAAAACAGGCCAGGTCGGCAAGTATCCATGTTATTCGACTTGAATAAATGTATCGCCTGTCAGTCTTGTACCATGGCGTGCAAAACGACCTGGACGGCTGGTAAAGGCCAGGAAACGATATTCTGGAATAACGTGGAATCGAAGCCTTATGGATTCTATCCGCTTGCTTGGGATGTGAAGGTTTTGGCCCTCCTGGGAGAACAGGCGCAACCCTGGTCAGGCAACAAATACAACGGCACGACGATCTTTGAAGACCTGGGCATGAATCAACGGATCAAGGGTTATCTGCCCGATGAAATGGACTATGCGCATCCGAACCTTGGGGAAGATGAGTGCCTTAAAATCCTGGATGGTGAAGGGGATTATATCAAGGGTCCGACGCATAAGAACTGGGGTTTCTTCTTCCCGCGGATATGTAACCACTGTACCTTCCCCGGTTGTTTGGCAGCGTGCCCGAGAAAGGCGATCTACAAGCGGCAAGAAGATGGGATCGTTTTGATTGATGCGTCCCGCTGCAGAGGATACAGAGAATGCGTTGCAGCTTGTCCTTACAAAAAGTCGTTCTACAATGACACCACACGGACCGGTGAAAAGTGCATATCGTGCTATCCGAAAGTAGAGGCTGGGTTGATGACGCAATGCGTTACTCAATGCATCGGAAAGATCCGTCTCTTTGGTTTCAAGTCAGCCGATTACGATAAGATCACCAGCAAGCAAGTCCGGGAAAACAACCCGATCGATTTCCTGGTGCACGTGAGGAAGATTGCACTGCCGATCTATCCCCAGTTCGGTACCGAGCCAAACAACATGTACTTGCCGCCTGTCCATGTTAACCCTGATTTCCTGGCCCAAGTATTTGGCCCCGGCGTTGAGAACTCCATCAAGCAATACCGGAATGCTGGCAAGGACAAGGAGCTTCTAGCCGCGTTGTTACTCTTTGGAACGACCGAACGGATCTGCGACACGTTCAAGCTTGAGGGTAATGAGACGGTTGGTTATGATCCACAAGGAAAAGAGATTATCCGGGTTCCCTTGACTGAACCTGTTTATATCAGGCAGGTCAAGAACTTGAAGACCGGCGCATTTCTTACCAATAACTCATAA
- a CDS encoding ethylbenzene dehydrogenase-related protein — MMKKLLIAASLLMIPVATPAFGSDAAHGPAHDLAIPIIAVDNPGQYGGHAFHGSFKRLPPVRLDGGETYNEGVIKSKAVKGEIPMDPLNRTWHQEDPVRETSYNQYNQSWEHAPATIWSDASATEVPMGPQNLVMPGLVVASVPLVKIKSIHNDKDIAFLLTWYDSTKSETEVMEDKFSDAIAIMFPVNAGSEPSFMMGDEENPVHIVYWKAAWERDIEFGYQDVRDAYPNYNYDMYPEVIPAIGQTIDTPIRRYNEGQRQYLAAFKLRNLSRVDPERLTPVEELNAVGFGTLTRQATNNATGNGVRRFGYWSVVIKRPLNSGDVQDSVLKPGSKTMMAIAAWDGKNHNNGAGGNRGPRKNYSNGGWIPLEIE, encoded by the coding sequence ATGATGAAAAAACTATTAATAGCCGCGTCACTTCTGATGATCCCGGTTGCGACTCCTGCTTTTGGGAGTGATGCTGCGCACGGGCCAGCGCACGATTTGGCGATTCCAATTATTGCGGTTGATAATCCTGGCCAGTATGGGGGCCACGCGTTTCATGGTTCCTTCAAAAGGCTCCCACCCGTTCGTCTGGATGGGGGGGAAACGTATAATGAGGGCGTCATCAAGTCCAAAGCAGTCAAGGGAGAAATCCCGATGGACCCGTTGAACCGGACCTGGCATCAGGAAGATCCAGTCAGGGAAACCTCTTATAATCAGTACAATCAGAGCTGGGAGCACGCCCCGGCCACGATCTGGAGTGATGCTTCGGCCACTGAAGTTCCCATGGGGCCGCAGAACCTGGTGATGCCGGGTTTGGTCGTGGCTTCCGTGCCGCTGGTGAAGATCAAGTCTATCCATAATGACAAGGATATTGCCTTCTTGTTAACGTGGTATGACTCAACCAAGTCTGAAACAGAAGTAATGGAAGACAAGTTCTCTGATGCGATCGCCATTATGTTCCCGGTGAATGCGGGATCGGAGCCCTCCTTCATGATGGGTGACGAAGAGAATCCTGTTCACATTGTTTACTGGAAGGCCGCCTGGGAAAGAGATATCGAGTTTGGATATCAAGACGTCAGAGATGCTTACCCCAATTACAACTATGATATGTATCCGGAAGTGATCCCGGCAATTGGTCAAACAATTGATACCCCTATCAGACGTTATAATGAAGGTCAAAGGCAATATTTGGCGGCCTTTAAGCTCAGAAATCTCAGCAGAGTTGACCCTGAGAGGTTAACACCGGTGGAAGAGCTTAATGCTGTTGGCTTCGGAACATTGACGCGGCAGGCCACCAATAATGCAACCGGCAATGGCGTCAGACGGTTTGGCTACTGGTCGGTTGTCATCAAACGTCCTTTAAACTCCGGTGATGTTCAGGACTCCGTGCTTAAGCCTGGATCCAAGACCATGATGGCGATCGCTGCCTGGGATGGCAAAAATCACAATAATGGCGCTGGCGGCAACAGGGGGCCACGCAAGAACTATTCAAACGGAGGCTGGATACCGCTTGAAATTGAATAG
- a CDS encoding TorD/DmsD family molecular chaperone, which produces MLTTKSETELALARADVYRFLSMAFVYPDKDRLATLHELASDMDSSISLLPYDMKEEYQAFTSLIETVDVTALQPDFTEMFLTRMFCPSSETTYGKNSFNQPNILGDISGFYKAFGFVMKDDAGVSFDQITVELEFMSFLELKIAYALDQAMEENIDICLSAERRFLEQHIGKWTGVFGENLAARANEAYYRNLGLLLSKFMGSELKFFGIEVDSRIKELPKSDYEGPVDCPQQTGTEMDEPLPLH; this is translated from the coding sequence ATGTTAACGACGAAATCGGAAACAGAGTTGGCCCTCGCGAGGGCAGATGTTTACAGGTTTTTATCAATGGCCTTTGTCTATCCAGACAAAGATAGACTCGCCACGTTGCACGAACTTGCCTCCGATATGGATAGTTCAATCAGCCTGCTTCCTTATGATATGAAGGAAGAGTACCAGGCCTTTACCAGTCTGATCGAGACCGTCGACGTGACCGCGCTCCAGCCGGATTTTACCGAGATGTTTTTAACCCGTATGTTTTGCCCGTCGAGTGAAACCACCTATGGGAAAAACAGTTTCAACCAGCCGAATATTCTGGGCGACATCAGTGGCTTCTATAAAGCCTTTGGCTTTGTCATGAAAGACGATGCCGGGGTTTCATTTGATCAGATAACCGTCGAGCTTGAGTTCATGAGCTTTCTGGAATTAAAGATCGCCTATGCCCTGGATCAGGCGATGGAAGAGAATATCGATATCTGCCTGTCGGCGGAAAGAAGGTTCCTTGAGCAGCATATCGGGAAATGGACGGGCGTGTTCGGTGAAAATCTGGCGGCGAGAGCGAATGAAGCCTATTACCGAAACCTGGGCCTGTTGTTATCAAAATTCATGGGGTCGGAACTTAAATTCTTTGGCATTGAAGTGGACAGCAGAATAAAAGAATTGCCCAAATCGGATTATGAGGGGCCGGTGGATTGTCCTCAACAGACCGGCACCGAAATGGATGAACCTTTGCCTCTTCATTAG